In Halobacterium noricense, the genomic stretch CAGAACTCCGAGTCCGCGCGGAGCTTCGGCACCCACGTGTCCTGCTCGCGGGCGAGCAGCGCCACCCGCGAGACCTCCTGGTCGCGCAGCACCGTGTGTTCGGGCATGTGCGCTTGGACCTCGCGGGCGAACTCCAGGACGTCCTCGTGGTTCGGCATCGCGTCGCGGTCGAGGCGGTCCCGCGAGTCGCCGACGTGCATGTACGCCTTCAGTTCCACGAAGTCGGGGTCCGCGCGGTCGAAGAAGCCCGCGTACCAGTCCGGGTTCTGCATGTTCTCGCCGCCGACCAGCGTCGTCCGCAGCACGGTCCGCGTCTCGTCTTTGTCGTGGAGCACGTCCATCGTGTCCACGAGCTTCTCCCACGCGTCGTCCTCCGTCGCGCCCACCACGTCGTCGAACGTCGCGCGCTCGGGGGCATCAACGGAGACGTACAACTGCGTCGGGTCGCACTCCGCGAGGACTTCGGGACGCGTCCCGTTCGAGACGAGGAACGTCGTCAGGCCGCGGTCGTGGAACTCCTCGAGCAGTTCCGGGAGGTACGGGTACAGCGTCGGTTCGCCGTCCAACGAGATGGCGACGTGGCGCGGGTCCATCGCCTCCTCGAAGCGTTCTCTCGGGACGTCGTCGTTGCCGCCGAACCCCGAGAGCAGTTTCTTCTGAAGTTCGATGGAAGCGTCCACCACCGCTTCCGGGTCGTCCCACTCCACGCCGTCGAGTTCGTACGTGTGGCCGGCGTGGTCGCGCCAGCAGAACACGCAGCGCTCGTTGCACCGCACCACGGGCGTCATCTGGATGCAGCGGTGCGAGCGGATGCCATAGAACGCGTGCTTGTAACAGGTGCCCTCGCCGCGCAGGGAGTTCGCCGTCCACCCGCAGGTCTGGGCGGCGGTGTGGTTGTCGTGGTGGTAGTCCGGGTCGTCCACCTGCTTGGGCATACCCCGGGATTCGGCGAGCGCGTGGAAAAACGTGGCGTTCGGCGCCCAATTCGGAGTTAGCGTTCGAGAATCGTGCCGCTGGAGCCGACCGCGACGTCCGGGTCCGTGTCGCCGCCGTACGCGACGTCGTAGATGTCCGAGCCGACCGGCGTGTCGTACTCCTGCCAGCCGTTGGACGTGCGCTCGTAGACGTAGCCGCCGTTGCCTGCCGCCAGCACCGGCTTGTCCGGCGCGACGCGGTCGAGGCCCTGGAGCGCGTTCTCGCCGACGTCGATGGGCGTCCACCGCTGACAGCCACAGTCGTAGCGGTAGATGGTGCCGCCGCCCGCGGAGACGTACACCGTCTCGTCGTCGCCGAGCACGTCGTAGAACGACTCGTTGGCGTTCGAGACGCCGATTTGCGTCCACGTGCTGTTGAAGTCGGTGCTCTCGAAGGCGGCCTGGCTGGTGCTGATGCCGTAGGCGGTGTCGCTGCTGCCGCGGGAGAACGCGACGCCCGGGATGGTCGACCCGCCCGCGGGCTTGGTGACGGTCCCCCACTGCATGCAGTACGCGCCCTGGTCGTTCTGCTCGAAGAGTCCGTGGAGCGTCTCCCCGGAGCCGTTCGCGACGATGACGTGCTCGCGGTCGATGGTGCCCGTCGTCGCGATGGCCTCCCACGTGCTCGTCTTCCCGTCGGGAGCCGTGTAGTCGTGTTTCTTCCCCGTCATGACGTCGTAGGCGCCCATCGCGCCGGAGCCGCCCGCGAACCAGATGCGCTCGCCGTCGCTGGTGACGGCGACGTCGTTGAGCGGGTTGTTCGACGCGTCCGGGCCGCTGTCCACGACGAGCTGCCACTGGCTGTCGGCGCGCGCGAGGATGTTCCCGCTGGAGCCGATGGCGTGCGGGCCGTCGGCGGTCTGGACGACCGCCGTTATCGACTTCGACGTCGGCGACGACACCTCGGCCCACGTGCTACTGCTCTGTGCGGTCACCTGCGTCGCGGCCGCGCCGCCGCCGACGGCGACTGCGGCGGCACCGCCGGCTACTTTCAGGAACGTCCGTCGGGAGGTCGTGTGTTCTGCCATCTCACGTCACCGGTTGCACCGACGAATCGAATGAAAAATGTACATACTGGCTGTCTCCTAACAAAGAAAACCGAATAAGTGTATTCACGAACAAAATCGAACTAATATTCCGAATCTATCCATAATTTTCTAACTATCCGAGGTGTTGCAGTCGGGAAGCGTCGGCGCAGCCAGCCAGCGACCCGCGTCCGCTCGCCCGCTTCGGAAATCCCTTTAGCCGTCGCGTCGAACGAGCGAGCATGTTCATCGCTTTCCGCCGGGAAGTCGAGGCGGCCCTCGACGCCGCGCTCGACGACCTCGGCTACCCGACCGAGGACCTCGGCATCGAGGAACCGCCCGCGGACGTGCCCGCCGTGCTCGCGTCCAGCGTGGCGTTCCGACTCGCCGGCGAGGCGCAGGCACCGCCGCCGGAGGTCGCCGCCGAAATCGCCGACGCCGTCGACCTCTCCGACGCGGAGTACGTCGAGAGCGCGTCCACGCAGGGGCCGTACGTGAACTTCACGCCCAGCGAAGCGTACTTCGAGGGGACGCTCGAAGACGCACAGGAGACGGAGTGGGGCCGGCTCCCCGACACCGACACGTCGGTCGTCGTCGAGCACACGAGCGCGAACCCGACGGGCCCGGTCCACGTCGGCCGCGCCCGCAACCCGATTCTCGGCGACGCGCTCGCGCGCGTTCTCGACTACGCCGGCTACGACGTCACCCGCGAGTACTACGTCAACGACGCCGGCCGCCAGATGGCCGTGTTCACGTGGGCGTACGAGAACTTCGACGAGAGTGACCTTCCCGAGCCCGAACGCGAGAAACCCGACTACGAACTCGTGCGCTACTACCGGAAGGGCAACGAGTTCTTAGAGGAGGGCGACCCCGAGGCCGTCGAGGAAGCCGAAGCCGAAATCGCGTCCATCATCGAAGGGCTGGACGCCGGCGACGAGGAGACCTACGAGCGCGTCGGCGAGGTCGTCGACCAGGTGCTCGGCGGGATGAAACAGACCCTCGACCGCCTCCCCGCGACCTTCGACGAGTTCGTCAAGGAGACGCGGTTCCTCCGGGACAGCTCCACGCACGAGGTCGTCGAACGTCTCCAGGACTCCGAGTACGCCTACGAGGAGGAGGACGCGTGGCAGCTCGACCTCGAGGAGTGGGACATCGAGCAGTCGTTCGTCTTCCTGCGCTCGGACGACACCACGCTGTACACCACCCGCGACCTCGCCCACCACGAGTGGAAGTTCGACACCTTCGACCAGGCCATCACCGTGCTCGGCGAGGACCAGGAACTCCACGCGAACAAACTCAACGCCGCGCTGGACATCCTCGGCAACGACACCGACCAGCTCGAAGAAGTGTTCTACGCGTGGGTGAACCTCCCGGGCGGCGAGTCGATGAGCACCCGCCAGGGCACGGGCGTGGACATGGACGACCTCCTCGACGAGGCGGTCGCGCGCGCCGAGGACGCCGTCCGCTCCCGGCTGGACGACCGCATCCGCGGCGACGACCTCACCGACGAGGACGTCGAACGCATCGCCCGGCAGGTCGGCATCGGCGCGGTGCGCTACGACATCGTCTCCAAGCAGCCCACGAAGGCGATTACGTTCGACTGGGAGGACGCCCTCGACTTCGAGGGGCAGAGCGCGCCCTACGTCCAGTACGCCCACGCCCGCGCCTGCGGCATCGCGGCGGAAGCCGGCGACCTCGAACCCGAACTGGACGCCGGTCTGCTGGACACGCCCGAGGAGCGCGACCTGCTGAAGGCTATCGCGCGGTTCCCGGGCGTCGTCGAGGAAGCCGCGGCGGACCGCGAACCGCACCAGATTGCAACGTTCGCGCGCGAGTTCGTAGACACGTTCAACGGGTTCTACCGCTCCCGGCACGTCCTCAGTGAGGACGTCGACGACGACGTCGCGGCCGCGCGCCTCGCGCTCGTGAACGCCGCGCGGCACACGCTGGCGAACGCGCTGGACGTGCTCGGCATCGAAGCGCCCGAGTCGATGTAGGCGAAAAAGCAGTTACAGCGCGCCGACGTACACCAGCGAGCCGTAGATGACGAGCAGCGCGACCACGACGTAGACCAGCAGCCAGCCGGTCGAGACGGAGTTCTCGTTTGTCATAGTCGACACTCGGCGGCCGTGTTCGCTTAATTCTTCCCGTTCAGCCGAGCCGGCCGCCCGTCAGCCGCGAGAGCAGCGACCGGCGCTCGGGCTCCTCCTCGTCGCCGGCGACTTCCGCGAACGCCGCGCCTGCGGACACCTCGCCCTCCGCCTCGCCGTCGCGGAACGAGACGGGCGGCGACTCGCCGAGCAGCTCGTAGCCGAGTTCGCGGTACGACTGCGCGGCCGGGTTCTCCGGCGCGTAGACGACCAGCGGCTCGCCGGCCTCCTCGCTGTCGGCGACCGCGCCGTCCTCGGGAATCGTCCCGAGCAGCGGCGCGTCGATGCGCTCGACGGCCTCGTCGACGTCCACGGCCGACCCGCCGACGCGCGTCAGAATCAAGCCCGTGACGTCGCCGCCGACGCGCTCCGCGAGTTCGAGGGTTTTCTTCGTGTTCTCCAGCGCGGCGACCTGTGGCGTCGACACGAGCAGGACGTCGTCGGCGAGCCCGAGCGGCACGGTCGTGTCGTGGCTGAGGCCGCCGCCCGTGTCCACGATGGTGACGTCGTACTCCGCGCGGAGGTCCTCGGCGACCTCGCGGAGCTTCGAGGGGTCCGCGCGCCCGAAGTCCTCGATGTGCGTGCCGCCGACCATCGCGTCGAACTCCCCGGGTGCCTCTGCGACGGCGTCCAGCGTGTCCGCGTCCCCCGCGAGCACGTCGTGGAGCGTCGCCTCCGCTGGCTCCACGTCGAGGACAGCGCCGACGTTCGACATCCCGAGGTCGTAGTCCACGAGCACGACCGAGCGGTCGGCTTCCGCCATCACCGCCGCGAGATTCACGGCAGTCGTCGTCTTGCCGACGCCGCCCTTCCCGGAGGCGACGGCGAACACGCGTCCAGTCATACTCCCGGGTACACAGAGTGGCCCTTAAAGCGTTGGGCGGGATTCGAGGGCTCGAACGCCTCGACAGCCGGCCAGCAAGCCGGCGCGTTCTCCCGCCACCCCCGGAGGTCAAAGGTTACTTACGCGCACGACGGCTATCTTCGGGTAATGAGCGAGCAGGAGGGCGCACCGTCCGAGGACCGCCGAAAGTACGAGTTCCAGAAGGTCATCGAGGACCTGAAGGACTACACCGGGAGCGGCACCCAGCTGGTGACCATCTACATCCCCCCGGACAAGCAGATTTCGGACGTCGTCGCCCACGTCACGCAGGAACACTCCGAAGCCTCCAACATCAAGTCCAAGCAGACCCGGACGAACGTCCAGGACGCACTCAAGTCCATCAAGGACCGTCTCCGGTACTACGACACGTTCCCGCCGGACAACGGCCTCGTCGTCTTCTCTGGCGCCGTCGACACCGGCGGCGGCCGCACGGACATGGTGACTGAGGTGCTCGAATCGCCGCCCCAGCCCATCGAGTCGTTCCGCTACCACTGCGACGACGCGTTCCTCACCGAGCCCTTAGCCGAGATGCTCGGTGACAAGGGCCTCTACGGGCTCATCGTCCTCGACCGCCGCGAAGCCAACGTCGGCTGGCTGAAGGGCAAACGCATCGAGGCCGTCAAGTCAGCGAGCAGCCTCGTCCCCGGCAAACAGCGCAAGGGTGGCCAGTCCGCACAGCGGTTCGCCCGCCTCCGGCTGGAAGCCATCGACAACTTCTACCAGGAGGTCGCCGGGATGGCCGACGACCTCTTCGTCCCGAAACGCCACGAAATCGACGGCATCCTCGTCGGCGGCCCCTCCCCGACGAAGGACGAGTTCCTCGACGGCGACTACCTCCACCACGAACTCCAGGACTCCGTGCTCGGGAAATTCGACGTCTCCTACACGGACGAATCCGGCCTGAAGGAGCTGGTCGACCGCGCCCAGGACACGCTCGCGGAAGCCGACCTGATGGACGACAAGTCCGACATGGAGGAGTTCTTCAAGGAGCTCAACGGCGGCGACCTCGCCACCTACGGCTTCGAACCCACGCGCAAGAACCTCGTCATGGGCTCCGTCGAGACCCTGCTCATCTCCGAGGACCTCCGCAAGGACGTCGTCACCTACGAGTGCCCCAACGGCCACGAGGAACGCGAACTCCTCAACCAGCGCGCCGACACCCCCGAGCACACGTGCACGGAGTGCGGCGAAGACGCCGAAGTCGTCGAACGCGGCGACGCCATCGACCACCTCATGGAAATCGCGGACAACCGCGGCACGGACACCCACTTCATCTCCACCGACTTCGAGAAAGGCGAACAACTGCTCACCGCCTTCGGTGGGATTGCCGGGCTGCTGCGGTACGGCACGGGCGTCTAGAACGCACTTTTTCCTGCGCTCGCGGCCTCCGGCCGCTCGTCTGCTCACGGGCGCGTAGCGCCCGTTCGCACGGCCAGCGGGACCTTCGGTCCCGCTCGGCTTGCAAAAACTTGCGGAAAAAGCACTCCTCCTTCGCTCCACTTCGTTCCGCTCAGTCGTCGGCCCGAGCGCTCACTGTGTTCGCGCTCGGTGAACCGCTTCGCTCGGACTCTTCGAGCCGCTCGCTCGCGGATGCTTGTCTTTGTTGGTGTAGATGTTCGTCGACAGTCGCCTTTTCGCCGGCAGGGACAGGTACTTGTTACTCGGTCACATGGGCCAAGATGCATCGCCATGAAACCGTGCCAAAACTGTCAGACGGTCATCGACGAGTACGTCTTGGACAAACAACTCGAACCCCTGCGCGACCTCACAGTTGACGACTTCAACGTCTGCGCGGACTGTGCGACCGTCGTCGACGACGCGTGCGTGGAGTGTGGCGGCGCGGTGTACGTTCCCCGAAGCGACTCGGACGTCCCCGACTTCTGCCCGGCCTGCCGCTCGGACCTCATCGAGCAGACGGGCCACGACCCCGGCTGGCACCGCGACCCGATTTCGACCTGAAGCGCGAGCCGGCCGCTGCTACCGCTGTACCTTTTTCCGGCGCTCACGATGTTCGCGCCGCAAAAATCTACGCCGGGAGACCAGCGGTCTCCCGAGCCCTGCTTCACTCCGTTCAGCAGGACGCTAAAAAACCGCTCTACGCCAGCGGCGTCCGTTCGACCACTTGCCCGTCGTACGTTGGGTACTGGTCAGACCCACCGTTTTCCCGCTCGGGTGTCCTCGCTCCGCTGCAGGCACCTCTCGCGGCAAAACCCTGGACGAAAAACACCTCGTCCTCGCTGCGCTCGGACGAGCGAATCGTGCCTCCGGCGCGAATGCTCCACTCAGGCGAGCGGCGTCCGCTCTACCACTTGCCCGTCGTACGTCGGGTACTGCTCGACGATTTCGCCGCTGTCGATGTCGCCCTCCTCGATCATCTCTTCGAGAATCCACCACGCGACCTCGACGTGGCTGGACTTCACCGTGTAGAACTCCTCGGGGACGCCGAGTTCCCGGATGCGTTGAGGGGTGACGGTCGTCTTCCCGTAGACGAGCGTGCCGTCCTCGGTGACGTCGTCGAACTCCCGGCGGACGTTCCGCGCCATCCGCTTGAGCCGCGAGCGGTGCTGGGCGGCGTCCTTGAAGACGCTCGTACAGAAGTACACCTTCTCGTGGTCGGCCATCTCCTCGAGGATGGCGTCCTTCGAGCCGTCGACGGCGCTCATGTGGTCCTCCTGGAGCTCGTAGCCGGCGTCCTGCATGCGCTCGTAGTTGCCGTCGCTCATCTCGAACTCGTTGACGTTGCAGAAGTCGGCAGCGCCCTCGTCGAGGAAGTCGAGGAACTCCTCCTCGGCGCGGATGCCGGGAATCTCGAATGCGGGCGTCAGGCCCTCCTCGCGCGCGATGTACAGAATCTCCTCCCACTCGGTGCCGTGGAGGTCGCCCCACTGCTCGTACGGCGGGTGGAAGCGAATCTCGTCGAGGCCGGCCTCGCTGAGTCGGCGCATGTTCTCGCGGCCGCCCGTGATGCCCGTGTATAGGTGCGTGTGGTGGTCCTCGCCGAACTCGTCTTTCAGCAGGCGGAGGTACCGGCACGTGCGGTCCAGCACTTCCTGAGGCTCGCCGCCCGTAATCGAGGTGCCGAGTGCGTCCATCAGCTTCGCTTCCTGGACGATGTCCTCGTCGTCCTCGACGGGACGCTCGTTGGCGTACACCTGCTGGACGTTCTTCCGGTTCTCGCCCAGCGGGCAGTAGAAGCAGTCGC encodes the following:
- the prf1 gene encoding peptide chain release factor aRF-1 codes for the protein MSEQEGAPSEDRRKYEFQKVIEDLKDYTGSGTQLVTIYIPPDKQISDVVAHVTQEHSEASNIKSKQTRTNVQDALKSIKDRLRYYDTFPPDNGLVVFSGAVDTGGGRTDMVTEVLESPPQPIESFRYHCDDAFLTEPLAEMLGDKGLYGLIVLDRREANVGWLKGKRIEAVKSASSLVPGKQRKGGQSAQRFARLRLEAIDNFYQEVAGMADDLFVPKRHEIDGILVGGPSPTKDEFLDGDYLHHELQDSVLGKFDVSYTDESGLKELVDRAQDTLAEADLMDDKSDMEEFFKELNGGDLATYGFEPTRKNLVMGSVETLLISEDLRKDVVTYECPNGHEERELLNQRADTPEHTCTECGEDAEVVERGDAIDHLMEIADNRGTDTHFISTDFEKGEQLLTAFGGIAGLLRYGTGV
- a CDS encoding radical SAM protein, with protein sequence MISKGCEQCAKGGKMVLFVYGYCDQRDCFYCPLGENRKNVQQVYANERPVEDDEDIVQEAKLMDALGTSITGGEPQEVLDRTCRYLRLLKDEFGEDHHTHLYTGITGGRENMRRLSEAGLDEIRFHPPYEQWGDLHGTEWEEILYIAREEGLTPAFEIPGIRAEEEFLDFLDEGAADFCNVNEFEMSDGNYERMQDAGYELQEDHMSAVDGSKDAILEEMADHEKVYFCTSVFKDAAQHRSRLKRMARNVRREFDDVTEDGTLVYGKTTVTPQRIRELGVPEEFYTVKSSHVEVAWWILEEMIEEGDIDSGEIVEQYPTYDGQVVERTPLA
- a CDS encoding WD40/YVTN/BNR-like repeat-containing protein, which codes for MAEHTTSRRTFLKVAGGAAAVAVGGGAAATQVTAQSSSTWAEVSSPTSKSITAVVQTADGPHAIGSSGNILARADSQWQLVVDSGPDASNNPLNDVAVTSDGERIWFAGGSGAMGAYDVMTGKKHDYTAPDGKTSTWEAIATTGTIDREHVIVANGSGETLHGLFEQNDQGAYCMQWGTVTKPAGGSTIPGVAFSRGSSDTAYGISTSQAAFESTDFNSTWTQIGVSNANESFYDVLGDDETVYVSAGGGTIYRYDCGCQRWTPIDVGENALQGLDRVAPDKPVLAAGNGGYVYERTSNGWQEYDTPVGSDIYDVAYGGDTDPDVAVGSSGTILER
- the argS gene encoding arginine--tRNA ligase, producing the protein MFIAFRREVEAALDAALDDLGYPTEDLGIEEPPADVPAVLASSVAFRLAGEAQAPPPEVAAEIADAVDLSDAEYVESASTQGPYVNFTPSEAYFEGTLEDAQETEWGRLPDTDTSVVVEHTSANPTGPVHVGRARNPILGDALARVLDYAGYDVTREYYVNDAGRQMAVFTWAYENFDESDLPEPEREKPDYELVRYYRKGNEFLEEGDPEAVEEAEAEIASIIEGLDAGDEETYERVGEVVDQVLGGMKQTLDRLPATFDEFVKETRFLRDSSTHEVVERLQDSEYAYEEEDAWQLDLEEWDIEQSFVFLRSDDTTLYTTRDLAHHEWKFDTFDQAITVLGEDQELHANKLNAALDILGNDTDQLEEVFYAWVNLPGGESMSTRQGTGVDMDDLLDEAVARAEDAVRSRLDDRIRGDDLTDEDVERIARQVGIGAVRYDIVSKQPTKAITFDWEDALDFEGQSAPYVQYAHARACGIAAEAGDLEPELDAGLLDTPEERDLLKAIARFPGVVEEAAADREPHQIATFAREFVDTFNGFYRSRHVLSEDVDDDVAAARLALVNAARHTLANALDVLGIEAPESM
- a CDS encoding MinD/ParA family ATP-binding protein, which encodes MTGRVFAVASGKGGVGKTTTAVNLAAVMAEADRSVVLVDYDLGMSNVGAVLDVEPAEATLHDVLAGDADTLDAVAEAPGEFDAMVGGTHIEDFGRADPSKLREVAEDLRAEYDVTIVDTGGGLSHDTTVPLGLADDVLLVSTPQVAALENTKKTLELAERVGGDVTGLILTRVGGSAVDVDEAVERIDAPLLGTIPEDGAVADSEEAGEPLVVYAPENPAAQSYRELGYELLGESPPVSFRDGEAEGEVSAGAAFAEVAGDEEEPERRSLLSRLTGGRLG
- the twy1 gene encoding 4-demethylwyosine synthase TYW1 codes for the protein MPKQVDDPDYHHDNHTAAQTCGWTANSLRGEGTCYKHAFYGIRSHRCIQMTPVVRCNERCVFCWRDHAGHTYELDGVEWDDPEAVVDASIELQKKLLSGFGGNDDVPRERFEEAMDPRHVAISLDGEPTLYPYLPELLEEFHDRGLTTFLVSNGTRPEVLAECDPTQLYVSVDAPERATFDDVVGATEDDAWEKLVDTMDVLHDKDETRTVLRTTLVGGENMQNPDWYAGFFDRADPDFVELKAYMHVGDSRDRLDRDAMPNHEDVLEFAREVQAHMPEHTVLRDQEVSRVALLAREQDTWVPKLRADSEFWAGSTAD
- a CDS encoding DUF7571 family protein, producing MKPCQNCQTVIDEYVLDKQLEPLRDLTVDDFNVCADCATVVDDACVECGGAVYVPRSDSDVPDFCPACRSDLIEQTGHDPGWHRDPIST